The following is a genomic window from Candidatus Nitrosocosmicus arcticus.
AATAATTGTGAGCCATTTTTGGAAAGTATAAAGTTTACAAAAGAGATTGCACCGTCCAAATTCTTAGCAGTATTTGGTATGGTGACGGAAAAGAAAACTGGCGCTCCATTGATTATTTTTTGGTCAGCTTCTAAAGTATAATTGGCTCTTTTGTAGAAATCAGAAAATACAGGGTCACCGAGATTAATTTCTTTAGGTAGTGTAATATACGGAAGTCCTCTAGCAATCGCCTCATGTTTGTAAGAAGCAACGGCGTCCACCTGACCCAATTCTAATACTGATTTTAAGGTCTCTTCTGGGAAATCTGTTTAGGATTTCTATCTTCACCTAAAATTCTTTCCTTTATTGAAGAATCGTTGTAGTAAATATTGGCTAAATTAGCAGCAATAATAGTATAATACCCCTTCGGATCCAATTCAGAATCAGTTCTGCCAAAATCAAAACCTTTTTGAGAAATAACATCATACCATGGAATTT
Proteins encoded in this region:
- a CDS encoding substrate-binding domain-containing protein — encoded protein: MDAVASYKHEAIARGLPYITLPKEINLGDPVFSDFYKRANYTLEADQKIINGAPVFFSVTIPNTAKNLDGAISFVNFILSKNGSQLLESQGLNPINLTSEGNVSKIPLSLKGLV